A single Ziziphus jujuba cultivar Dongzao chromosome 11, ASM3175591v1 DNA region contains:
- the LOC107432262 gene encoding NDR1/HIN1-like protein 10, with translation MADKQALNGAYYGPAIPPPQPKQRSYHRPGRGSDFCCCGCLFSLICKLIFTAVFIIALAAFIFWLIVRPNKVKFHVTDASLTQFNFTGNNTLHYNLAVNITIRNPNKKIGVYYDRIEARALFEGARFDSKLLTKFYQGHKNTTVLNAAFVGQQLVVLESDAVSKFNDQKASGVFDIDVKLYLRIRFKLGAIKTGRFKPKVKCDVKVPLATNGTLLSSDFETKRCSIDY, from the coding sequence ATGGCTGACAAGCAAGCTCTGAACGGTGCCTATTACGGACCGGCAATTCCACCACCACAACCTAAGCAGCGGTCCTACCATCGCCCTGGCCGCGGCAGCGATTTCTGCTGCTGCGGCTGCCTCTTCAGCCTGATATGCAAGCTCATCTTCACAGCCGTCTTCATCATAGCCCTCGCGGCTTTCATCTTCTGGCTCATCGTCCGTCCCAACAAGGTGAAGTTCCACGTCACCGATGCCTCGCTGACGCAGTTCAACTTCACCGGAAACAACACCCTCCACTACAACCTCGCCGTCAACATAACCATTCGCAATCCGAACAAGAAGATCGGCGTCTACTACGACCGCATCGAGGCCAGGGCTTTGTTCGAGGGTGCTAGGTTCGATTCGAAGTTGTTGACCAAGTTCTACCAGGGCCACAAGAACACCACGGTGCTTAACGCGGCGTTTGTAGGTCAGCAATTGGTGGTGCTTGAATCCGATGCGGTTTCGAAATTTAATGATCAGAAGGCTTCTGGGGTTTTCGATATTGATGTCAAACTCTACCTTCGGATTAGATTCAAACTTGGAGCTATCAAAACCGGTCGTTTTAAGCCCAAGGTTAAATGTGACGTCAAGGTTCCTCTTGCTACTAATGGAACATTATTATCCAGTGATTTTGAGACCAAGAGATGCAGTATTGATTATTGA
- the LOC107432258 gene encoding NDR1/HIN1-like protein 3, with the protein MADKGAHLNGAYYGPSIPPPVQSSHRHGRGRGRGCGCGCCLFRLLCKILIAIVVLLALAFFIFWLVVRPQKMKLHVTEASLTNFNLTADNTLHYDLALNVSIRNPNKKLGIYNDNIEARAIYEGARFDTEVFRNLGLQKKKTTKDLSVVFRGQQLVNLNSKKIAKFNEQKATGVFDIDVKSYLRIRLRLGDFITGDFKPKIKCDLKVPLTTNGVSAGTFKKTKCDVDFF; encoded by the coding sequence ATGGCAGACAAAGGAGCCCATTTGAATGGAGCCTACTACGGCCCATCAATCCCACCACCAGTCCAATCCAGCCACCGCCACGGCCGAGGCCGAGGCAGAGGTTGCGGCTGCGGCTGCTGCCTCTTCCGCCTGCTTTGTAAGATCTTGATCGCCATTGTGGTCCTCCTGGCCCTCGCATTCTTCATCTTCTGGCTCGTCGTCCGCCCTCAAAAGATGAAGCTTCATGTCACCGAGGCTTCGCTGACCAATTTCAACTTAACCGCCGATAACACCCTCCATTACGACCTTGCTCTAAACGTCTCCATTCGCAACCCCAACAAGAAGCTCGGCATTTACAACGATAACATCGAGGCCAGGGCTATTTACGAAGGTGCCAGGTTCGATACCGAGGTTTTCAGGAATCTTGGCCttcagaagaagaagacgaccAAGGATTTGAGCGTGGTGTTTCGAGGGCAGCAATTGGTGAATCTTAATTCGAAGAAGATTGCCAAGTTTAACGAGCAGAAAGCTACTGGGGTTTTCGATATTGATGTGAAGTCGTACCTCCGAATCAGGTTGAGACTCGGTGATTTTATTACTGGTGATTTTAAGCCCAAGATTAAGTGTGATTTGAAGGTTCCTCTAACTACTAATGGAGTATCTGCCGGTACTTTCAAGAAGACCAAATGCGACGTTGATTTTTTCTGA
- the LOC107432259 gene encoding NDR1/HIN1-like protein 10 has protein sequence MADKQGNLNGAFYGPSIPPPQQSKPNYRHSRSRSCGCCLFSVLWKILLVLIVLLVIAGFIFWLVVRPTKIKLHVTEASLTQFNLTSNTLHYNLALNATMRNPNRKLGVYNDRIEAKAFFEGARFDSKVFTDLGLLKKKSSKDLSVAFEGQRLLALDADEINDFNEQKTAGVFDIDVKFYLRNRLRLGDFIGGKFKPKIKCDLKVPLITNGVSSGTFQKTKCDVDFF, from the coding sequence ATGGCAGACAAACAAGGCAATTTGAACGGGGCCTTCTACGGCCCATCAATCCCACCACCTCAGCAATCCAAGCCCAACTACCGCCATAGTCGAAGCAGAAGTTGCGGCTGCTGTCTCTTCAGCGTGCTCTGGAAGATCTTGCTCGTCCTCATTGTTCTCTTAGTCATCGCTGGCTTCATCTTCTGGCTGGTAGTCCGACCAACAAAGATTAAGCTTCATGTCACCGAGGCCTCGCTGACTCAGTTCAACTTAACTTCTAACACCCTTCATTACAACCTTGCTCTCAATGCTACCATGCGCAATCCCAACAGGAAGCTCGGCGTCTACAACGACCGAATCGAAGCCAAGGCTTTCTTCGAGGGTGCTAGGTTTGATTCGAAGGTTTTTACAGACTTGGGCCTTCTGAAGAAAAAGAGCAGCAAGGATCTTAGCGTTGCATTTGAAGGGCAGCGTTTGCTGGCTCTCGATGCCGATGAGATTAACGACTTTAACGAGCAGAAGACCGCTGGAGTTTTCGATATCGATGTGAAATTTTACCTTCGGAATAGGTTGAGACTTGGTGATTTCATCGGTGGAAAATTCAAGCCCAAGATTAAATGTGACCTCAAGGTTCCCCTTATCACCAATGGAGTGTCTTCCGGGACCTTCCAGAAGACTAAGTGTGATGTTGATTTCTTTTAG
- the LOC107432260 gene encoding NDR1/HIN1-like protein 1, with the protein MSSKDCGHHHGKKWRKIWKRIFAGLLIFFLIVLVTVLIIWAILQPSKPRFILQDVTVYTFNASIPNLLTSNFQVTISSRNPNDKIGVYYDRLDVYTTYRNQQITYRTAIPPTYQGHKEVNVWSPFVYGTNVPVAPYNSQALQQDKSTGTVFINIKIDGRVRWKVGTFISGRYHFYVRCPAYINLGPTGPAPLNNGIVVGANAVKYQLVQRCSVSV; encoded by the coding sequence ATGTCTTCAAAGGACTGCGGCCACCACCACGGAAAGAAGTGGCGAAAGATTTGGAAGCGAATCTTCGCCGGATTGCTGATCTTCTTTCTCATCGTTCTGGTAACGGTTCTCATCATCTGGGCCATTCTGCAACCATCCAAGCCCCGTTTCATCCTCCAAGACGTTACCGTTTACACCTTCAACGCCTCCATTCCCAACCTCCTGACCTCCAATTTCCAAGTCACCATATCTTCCCGGAACCCGAACGACAAGATCGGCGTCTACTACGACAGGCTCGACGTCTACACCACCTACCGGAACCAGCAGATCACGTACCGTACAGCCATACCGCCGACATACCAGGGCCACAAGGAGGTCAACGTCTGGTCGCCTTTCGTCTACGGAACCAACGTCCCTGTCGCTCCCTACAACTCCCAGGCACTGCAACAGGACAAGTCCACCGGTACGGTCTTTATCAATATCAAGATCGATGGTCGGGTTCGTTGGAAAGTCGGTACCTTCATCTCCGGTCGTTACCATTTCTACGTGAGGTGTCCTGCTTATATTAATTTGGGGCCCACCGGCCCCGCTCCTTTGAACAATGGAATCGTCGTCGGCGCAAACGCCGTCAAGTACCAGCTGGTGCAGAGATGCAGTGTCAGCGTATAA
- the LOC107432269 gene encoding NDR1/HIN1-like protein 26: MATASEAQDKTVTGYPAQSSHVVAGYPAGTSYPYAAPPPPRPYSNTFQPFGVTQPRRAERTILCRLIIAMAVVLSIFSVIFFLTWLILKPHLPEFRVDSATVSPLNATQSELTATWNFTLFSRNPNSKLSIYYDRLQASVHYDDDLRIGTTTLPPFSLKKKNDTRLSFEVGAVSEYVGQEAVNEILDGKARGSVKFGVRLLAWVRFRSGFWRMRPHLLRVDCSPLEFGFGRNSVTGTLKGQSTACEVYL; this comes from the coding sequence ATGGCTACGGCATCCGAAGCCCAAGATAAAACGGTAACCGGCTATCCGGCTCAGTCTAGCCATGTCGTCGCCGGTTACCCAGCTGGCACTAGCTACCCCTATGCGGCTCCGCCGCCGCCACGCCCCTACTCCAACACCTTTCAACCGTTCGGCGTCACCCAGCCGCGCCGAGCCGAGCGCACTATCCTCTGCCGCTTAATAATCGCGATGGCGGTGGTCCTGTCCATCTTCAGCGTTATATTTTTTCTCACCTGGCTCATTCTCAAACCCCACCTCCCCGAGTTCCGAGTCGACTCAGCCACCGTGTCCCCACTCAACGCGACTCAATCCGAGTTGACAGCCACCTGGAACTTCACCCTCTTCTCCAGGAATCCCAATTCCAAGCTCAGCATCTACTATGACCGCCTTCAGGCCTCGGTCCACTACGATGACGACCTTCGAATTGGAACGACGACGTTGCCTCCCTTCTctctgaagaagaagaacgatACCAGGCTCAGTTTCGAAGTCGGAGCGGTCAGCGAGTACGTGGGTCAGGAGGCTGTGAATGAAATTTTGGATGGAAAGGCTCGTGGGTCGGTGAAATTTGGGGTCCGATTGTTGGCTTGGGTTAGATTTAGGTCCGGGTTTTGGCGGATGAGGCCGCACTTGTTGCGGGTCGACTGCAGCCCGTTGGAATTCGGGTTTGGCCGGAATAGTGTGACGGGGACTTTGAAGGGTCAATCGACGGCGTGCGAAGTGTATCTGTGA
- the LOC107433615 gene encoding NDR1/HIN1-like protein 12, which yields MKASSSSSSSSSSDDQPKKYPVGHSDMNYHHHQPTGNHQGYPPSSVTGYPPTVGYPHGQPGYPPQYQGYPPNAYNYHPSGPYYNPQSESPAGSAFVRGFVVMFIILITLTCISSIIVWIVLRPATPEFRVDSLTVTNFNVSKANFTANWEANIMAYNPNHRLKVYFDRVQSFVYYDEDHLSSAAVDPMFLNTKAREEMKLKLATNSMDEHVVADWVLDDIVKERNGGSVTFNMRMLVFSTFKSGVWWTRHATLKVFCEDLKVDFIGNAMDGKLAAAKDEQCIVYYS from the coding sequence ATGAaagcttcttcttcatcatcatcatcatcatcatccgaTGACCAACCCAAGAAATACCCGGTGGGTCATTCGGACATGaactatcatcatcatcagcccACAGGCAACCACCAAGGTTACCCACCATCTTCGGTGACGGGTTACCCGCCAACAGTGGGTTATCCACATGGCCAACCCGGATATCCACCCCAGTATCAAGGCTATCCTCCCAATGCCTATAACTATCATCCGTCGGGTCCTTATTACAACCCGCAATCCGAATCTCCGGCCGGCTCGGCTTTTGTTCGCGGGTTCGTTGTCATGTTCATCATACTGattacattaacatgtatatccAGCATCATCGTTTGGATTGTTCTACGCCCCGCGACTCCCGAATTCAGAGTCGATTCGTTAACCGTCACGAATTTCAATGTCTCGAAGGCGAACTTCACGGCGAATTGGGAGGCGAACATCATGGCCTACAATCCCAACCACAGACTGAAAGTGTACTTCGATCGGGTGCAGAGTTTCGTTTATTACGACGAGGATCACTTGTCGTCGGCGGCGGTGGATCCGATGTTCTTGAACACCAAGGCACGTGAGGAGATGAAGCTCAAGTTGGCGACCAACAGTATGGACGAGCACGTGGTTGCTGACTGGGTGTTGGACGACATTGTAAAGGAACGGAACGGCGGGTCGGTGACATTCAATATGAGAATGTTGGTGTTCTCGACGTTTAAATCTGGGGTTTGGTGGACCAGACACGCCACTTTGAAGGTTTTCTGTGAGGATTTGAAGGTTGATTTTATCGGCAATGCAATGGACGGGAAGCTAGCCGCTGCGAAAGACGAGCAGTGTATCGTTTATTATAGCTGA
- the LOC112488937 gene encoding uncharacterized protein LOC112488937 — MASLWKKESINLSKFLSNILPVVLVGGLATAILLSFVSFSNYLDSKSGPQTEPLFLHLDSFSVSNFKVSNSSFSAQWDAKLTFKNRNGGLKIVLYAFHISVCYNEGGDVPLSCAFVDEIQIYPKKEQTVEIRFDRTTSGSLSCGDHDHEKGFMEGQMMKKLNEDVKSGDLNLSLRMETNAFYGIRLLGFGTTLVLTPNCQDLNVKFLGQSGEGKMMGQRNCSIPLPKLI; from the coding sequence ATGGCTTCTCTATGGAAGAAAGAGTCTATAAACCTAAGCAAATTCTTGAGTAATATTCTACCCGTTGTGTTGGTAGGAGGTCTAGCCACTGCCATTTTACTCTCTTTCGTCTCCTTCAGCAACTACTTGGACTCCAAGTCCGGCCCACAAACGGAGCCTCTTTTTCTCCATTTAGATTCATTTTCCGTATCAAATTTCAAGGTTTCCAATTCCTCGTTTTCGGCCCAATGGGATGCCAAATTGACCTTCAAGAACCGAAATGGTGGGTTGAAGATCGTCCTCTATGCCTTTCACATTTCTGTGTGTTACAATGAAGGTGGCGATGTCCCTTTATCGTGTGCTTTTGTGGATGAAATCCAAATTTATCCCAAGAAAGAACAAACGGTTGAGATTAGATTTGATAGAACAACATCAGGATCATTATCGTGTGGTGATCATGATCATGAAAAGGGATTTATGGAGGGTCAGATGATGAAGAAGTTGAATGAAGATGTGAAGAGTGGGGACCTCAATTTGAGCTTGAGAATGGAGACAAATGCTTTCTATGGTATTAGATTGTTGGGTTTTGGAACCACTCTGGTTTTAACTCCCAACTGTCAAGATTTGAATGTTAAGTTTTTGGGTCAAAGTGGTGAGGGAAAGATGATGGGTCAACGGAATTGCTCCATTCCTTTGCCTAAATTGATTTGA
- the LOC107432231 gene encoding uncharacterized protein LOC107432231 yields the protein MSLGPQAPVVEMDSLFVSKLNASKTKLAANWDIMVTIWNPSLISKIYFNRVEGLISYKDTALSTNSMEPFTLGLKEQRAIRMRFSTTGFEGDQPVVKGRVSQMIRKDYEGGLTVRFNMQIMVWATYKNGWWGTQRVMMNPTCNDMRVRFLPGGIGFGRWLGENPMTCSVPLLIL from the coding sequence ATGTCGCTTGGTCCTCAAGCTCCGGTGGTCGAGATGGACTCACTCTTCGTCTCCAAATTGAACGCTTCCAAAACAAAGCTAGCAGCCAACTGGGACATCATGGTGACAATATGGAACCCAAGCCTGATTTCGAAAATCTACTTCAACCGCGTGGAGGGTTTGATATCGTACAAAGATACAGCACTATCTACAAATTCAATGGAGCCATTCACGTTGGGATTGAAGGAGCAGAGAGCGATCAGAATGAGGTTTTCGACAACGGGGTTCGAGGGAGACCAACCGGTTGTGAAAGGGAGAGTTTCTCAGATGATTAGGAAAGACTATGAAGGCGGATTGACAGTAAGATTTAACATGCAGATAATGGTTTGGGCTACGTATAAAAATGGGTGGTGGGGAACACAGCGTGTGATGATGAATCCTACGTGTAATGATATGAGGGTTAGGTTTTTGCCTGGTGGAATTGGTTTTGGAAGATGGCTTGGTGAAAACCCCATGACATGCTCGGTTCCTCTACTAATTCTCTGA